A section of the Plutella xylostella chromosome 18, ilPluXylo3.1, whole genome shotgun sequence genome encodes:
- the LOC105392947 gene encoding telomerase Cajal body protein 1 homolog, with translation MDEIPMEPANLDIEPNTALTITPENVEISEENIATGDQPQFQYPPLFPSKTLLELCNSSWSRSLKDGDESQPYLRGCKWSPDGTCCLTVVNNKGMHVVELPKDLYVDSVTADRVIDVLDSVIHVKEAGLVYDYCWYPAMNSCVPETCCWLTTLQNAPVQMWDAFDGSLRCSYRGFNAVDEMEPALSVTFSSDGTRIIAGYKKMLRTFDVGRPGRDCAEYKISSPASCMATDSNLLAVGSWNTSISLYSVSELDTYKSIGKMHGHSGGVTHMKFTPDGLKLVSGARKDHRLLVWDIRYYRRPLNILSRAVDTNQRVYFDISPCGKYLMTGGTDGILKVWDVNKVDWTSSIDTGSVETDNASFKFPLHSDCCNSVSIHPYRPIVATGSGQHHFSDPTTIDNGDISPERTTDKTNEVEMKYSSNSENCLVFWWTGEVPNLT, from the exons ATGGATGAAATACCAATGGAACCTGCAAATCTAGACATTGAACCAAATACAGCGTTGACCATTACTCCAGAAAATGTAGAAATATCCGAAGAAAACATCGCTACCGGCGACCAACCTCAATTCCAATACCCACCACTATTTCCAAGTAAAACTCTTTTGGAGCTCTGCAACTCTTCGTGGTCTCGTTCTCTGAAGGATGGTGATGAGTCCCAGCCTTACCTGCGCGGGTGTAAGTGGTCCCCTGACGGCACGTGCTGCCTGACCGTGGTCAATAATAAGGGAATGCATGTCGTTGAGTTACCAAAAGATTTATATGTCGATTCGGTGACGGCCGATCGGGTTATTGATGTGTTGGATTCGGTCATTCATGTGAAAGAGGCAGGACTAGTGTATGACTACTGTTGGTACCCGGCTATGAACAGTTGTGTTCCAGAGACATGTTG TTGGCTAACCACCCTACAAAATGCCCCTGTTCAGATGTGGGATGCGTTTGATGGCTCCCTAAGATGCAGCTACCGAGGCTTCAATGCGGTGGACGAGATGGAGCCGGCCTTATCTGTCACATTCAGTTCTGATGGGACCAGGATCATTGCTGGCTACAAAAAGATGCTAAGAACCTTTGATGTTGGCAG GCCGGGCCGAGACTGTGCAGAATACAAGATATCCTCCCCCGCATCATGCATGGCGACCGACAGCAACCTGCTGGCCGTGGGCTCGTGGAACACCAGCATCAGCCTGTACAGCGTCAGCGAGCTGGACACCTACAAGAGCATAGGGAAAATGCATGGGCATTCTG GTGGAGTAACCCATATGAAATTCACTCCGGACGGCTTAAAACTAGTGAGTGGGGCTCGGAAAGACCACCGCCTGCTGGTCTGGGACATCAGGTACTACAGGAGACCTCTCAACATCCTCAGCAGAGCCGTGGACACTAACCAGAGAGTATACTTCGACATATCGCCGTGTGGCAAGTACCTGATGACAGGAGGAACTGATGGTATACTGAAGGTGTGGGACGTGAACAAAGTTGATTGGACTTCGAGCATCGATACTGGGAGTGTAGAAACTGATAATGCATCTTTTAAG tttCCTCTACACTCCGACTGTTGCAACAGTGTGTCCATACATCCATATCGGCCTATAGTAGCCACCGGCTCCGGACAACACCACTTCTCAGACCCGACTACCATAGACAACGGAGATATATCCCCAGAGAGGACCACAGACAAAACAAATGAAGTGGAAATGAAATATTCCAGCAATTCCGAAAATTGTTTAGTGTTTTGGTGGACTGGAGAGGTGCCGAATTTAACGTAg
- the LOC105392962 gene encoding hormone-sensitive lipase isoform X2, whose amino-acid sequence MMSVRVATRGLRVATTNIYRKMSFGESPAKASMCCKEEVGGAPPTFAMYEALKDSCQNNATYFQPDDTENGQRLYQGFMTLIDHIDTVWPLVDHVRKVAPLYDLDAVSPGNGYRSFVSVVDSCVLHGLKLSRQVCTGRDTLLFRKGYFVREVESCGQLLASLGTCLHHLHTLLTWAPPGELFPSENHTPEELFATADTINQYCFYGRCLGFQFLPSMRGILKGISICMAGFSEAYYSHGNLISSVWTGGQYLLDPELRARRIVNISQSASVDFCKAFWFLAESEIMKRVPSLMSSTVAVNRVITIPPEPVTVSTLAGESLTVSPPTVHIGLQSLNLRLISVTKRTGMDSEATAPPADGIVFHCHGGGFVAQSSKSHEMYLRDWAAKLNVPILSVDYSLAPQAPFPRALEEVFYAYCWMLNNFKELGTTGKRIVFAGDSAGANLIAGCTLKLMEANLRQPGGLFMAYAPLLISFIPSPARLLCLMDPLLPFGFMMRCLKAYASPTPQGHPPGGIEKRITDKEQSLMSAATTPGESNGFLKISASQASMSVELGSFSEVSTSELGELQAHKSGSERRQSSDTTVSAELQSEHTATGFSPNEEMSQKCVSDFLEKYVLESDTESAKPSQRRDQSQREGESETSSTLVGEPPLLQDTVTDHKERKRIKTRISEAATGIMGAMSSRFAYITGSNNITRPTIDELAARTNLDALIVRSPSDEFIFSVPRDPYLSPYWADDELLKKFPPVRILTVHLDPCLDDCVMFARKLRRLGAAVSLDVLEGLPHGFLNFSLMAKEANEGSKLCVQRIKELLDLEAEAPTANENTKL is encoded by the exons ATG ATGAGTGTTAGGGTTGCGACCCGGGGTTTGCGAGTGGCTACGACCAATATTTACAGAAAGATGTCTTTTGGGGAATCGCCTGCTAAGGCCTCTATGTGCTGTAAAGAGGAGGTTGGGGGTGCTCCCCCGACCTTTGCGATGTACGAGGCCCTGAAGGACTCCTGCCAGAACAACGCCACATACTTCCAGCCAGACGACACAGAGAATGGGCAGCGACTGTACCAGGGGTTCATGACTCTGATAGACCACATAGACACAGTTTGGCCTCTTGTAGACCATGTGCGCAag GTGGCTCCACTATATGACTTAGATGCTGTATCACCAGGCAATGGCTACCGCAGCTTTGTGTCAGTAGTGGACTCCTGTGTGCTGCACGGTCTGAAGCTGAGTCGGCAAGTGTGCACCGGCAGAGATACACTGCTATTTAGAAAAGGATATTTTGTCag AGAGGTAGAATCCTGTGGGCAACTCCTGGCATCCCTCGGCACCTGCCTACACCACCTGCACACACTGCTCACCTGGGCCCCGCCCGGGGAACTGTTTCCTTCAGAGAACCACACTCCAGAGGAACTGTTTGCTACGGCCGACACTATCAACCAGTACTGCTTCTATGGACGGTGTCTGGGGTTCCAG TTCCTGCCCTCAATGCGGGGCATCCTCAAGGGCATATCCATATGCATGGCGGGTTTCTCCGAGGCGTACTACAGCCACGGGAACCTCATCAGCTCGGTGTGGACCGGCGGCCAGTACCTGTTAGACCCGGAGCTGCGGGCAAGACGGATAGTGAACATCTCGCAGTCGGCCAGTGTCGACTTTTGTAAGGCGTTTTGGTTCCTTGCTGAGAGCG AAATAATGAAACGCGTGCCTTCCCTAATGTCGTCCACCGTGGCCGTGAACCGAGTGATCACGATCCCGCCGGAGCCGGTCACCGTGTCGACGTTGGCGGGCGAGTCGCTGACCGTATCGCCGCCGACCGTGCACATCGGACTGCAGAGCTTGAACTTGCGGCTTATTAGTGTCACTAAGAGGACTGGCATG GACAGCGAAGCAACAGCCCCACCGGCAGACGGCATAGTGTTCCACTGCCACGGCGGCGGCTTCGTGGCACAGAGCTCTAAGTCTCACGAGATGTACCTACGAGACTGGGCGGCCAAACTCAACGTGCCTATACTGAGTGTGGACTATAGTTTGGCGCCGCAAGCGCCGTTTCCAAGGGCTTTGGAAGAGGTTTTCTATGCGTATTGCTGGATGCTGAATAATTTTAAGGAGCTTGGGACTACGG GCAAACGCATAGTATTCGCGGGCGACTCGGCCGGCGCGAACCTCATCGCCGGCTGCACGCTCAAGCTCATGGAGGCCAACCTGCGGCAGCCGGGCGGGCTGTTCATGGCCTACGCACCTCTGCTGATCAGCTTCATACCCAGCCCGGCCAGGTTGCTGTGTCTGATGGACCCGCTGCTGCCGTTCGGGTTCATGATGCGGTGTCTTAAAG CGTACGCAAGTCCGACGCCGCAAGGCCACCCGCCCGGTGGTATTGAGAAGCGGATCACGGACAAGGAACAGTCGCTGATGTCCGCCGCCACCACGCCCGGTGAGAGCAACGGGTTCCTGAAGATTAGCGCTTCGCAGG CGTCAATGAGCGTAGAGCTGGGCTCTTTCTCCGAAGTGTCCACATCAGAGCTGGGCGAGCTGCAAGCTCACAAGTCCGGCAGCGAGCGACGCCAGTCGTCCGACACCACCGTGTCCGCCGAGCTGCAGTCGGAACACACCGCCACCG GTTTTTCACCGAACGAGGAAATGTCTCAGAAGTGCGTATCAGATTTCCTAGAGAAGTATGTATTGGAGAGCGACACCGAGTCGGCCAAGCCCAGCCAACGCCGGGATCAATCTCAAAG GGAAGGCGAGTCTGAGACGTCGAGCACTCTAGTGGGAGAGCCGCCATTGTTGCAAGACACCGTCACAGATCACAAGGAACGGAAGAGGATAAAAACACG GATAAGCGAAGCTGCAACGGGCATAATGGGCGCCATGTCATCCCGGTTCGCCTACATCACTGGATCCAACAACATCACGAGACCTACTATTGATGA GCTAGCAGCCCGCACGAACCTGGACGCGCTGATAGTGCGCAGTCCGTCAGACGAGTTCATATTCTCGGTGCCGCGCGACCCGTACCTTTCGCCGTACTGGGCCGATGATGAGTTGTTGAAGAAGTTCCCGCCTGTTAGAATACTG ACGGTGCACCTGGACCCGTGTCTCGACGACTGCGTGATGTTCGCGCGCAAGCTGCGGCGGCTCGGCGCGGCGGTCTCGCTGGACGTGCTCGAGGGACTGCCGCACGGCTTCCTCAACTTCTCACTG ATGGCGAAAGAAGCTAACGAAGGTTCAAAACTATGTGTACAAAGAATCAAAGAACTACTGGACCTCGAGGCCGAAGCACCAACAGCGAACGAAAACACAAAGTTATGA
- the LOC105392962 gene encoding hormone-sensitive lipase isoform X1 — protein sequence MVFTFISQMSVRVATRGLRVATTNIYRKMSFGESPAKASMCCKEEVGGAPPTFAMYEALKDSCQNNATYFQPDDTENGQRLYQGFMTLIDHIDTVWPLVDHVRKVAPLYDLDAVSPGNGYRSFVSVVDSCVLHGLKLSRQVCTGRDTLLFRKGYFVREVESCGQLLASLGTCLHHLHTLLTWAPPGELFPSENHTPEELFATADTINQYCFYGRCLGFQFLPSMRGILKGISICMAGFSEAYYSHGNLISSVWTGGQYLLDPELRARRIVNISQSASVDFCKAFWFLAESEIMKRVPSLMSSTVAVNRVITIPPEPVTVSTLAGESLTVSPPTVHIGLQSLNLRLISVTKRTGMDSEATAPPADGIVFHCHGGGFVAQSSKSHEMYLRDWAAKLNVPILSVDYSLAPQAPFPRALEEVFYAYCWMLNNFKELGTTGKRIVFAGDSAGANLIAGCTLKLMEANLRQPGGLFMAYAPLLISFIPSPARLLCLMDPLLPFGFMMRCLKAYASPTPQGHPPGGIEKRITDKEQSLMSAATTPGESNGFLKISASQASMSVELGSFSEVSTSELGELQAHKSGSERRQSSDTTVSAELQSEHTATGFSPNEEMSQKCVSDFLEKYVLESDTESAKPSQRRDQSQREGESETSSTLVGEPPLLQDTVTDHKERKRIKTRISEAATGIMGAMSSRFAYITGSNNITRPTIDELAARTNLDALIVRSPSDEFIFSVPRDPYLSPYWADDELLKKFPPVRILTVHLDPCLDDCVMFARKLRRLGAAVSLDVLEGLPHGFLNFSLMAKEANEGSKLCVQRIKELLDLEAEAPTANENTKL from the exons ATG GTGTTTACATTTATTTCGCAGATGAGTGTTAGGGTTGCGACCCGGGGTTTGCGAGTGGCTACGACCAATATTTACAGAAAGATGTCTTTTGGGGAATCGCCTGCTAAGGCCTCTATGTGCTGTAAAGAGGAGGTTGGGGGTGCTCCCCCGACCTTTGCGATGTACGAGGCCCTGAAGGACTCCTGCCAGAACAACGCCACATACTTCCAGCCAGACGACACAGAGAATGGGCAGCGACTGTACCAGGGGTTCATGACTCTGATAGACCACATAGACACAGTTTGGCCTCTTGTAGACCATGTGCGCAag GTGGCTCCACTATATGACTTAGATGCTGTATCACCAGGCAATGGCTACCGCAGCTTTGTGTCAGTAGTGGACTCCTGTGTGCTGCACGGTCTGAAGCTGAGTCGGCAAGTGTGCACCGGCAGAGATACACTGCTATTTAGAAAAGGATATTTTGTCag AGAGGTAGAATCCTGTGGGCAACTCCTGGCATCCCTCGGCACCTGCCTACACCACCTGCACACACTGCTCACCTGGGCCCCGCCCGGGGAACTGTTTCCTTCAGAGAACCACACTCCAGAGGAACTGTTTGCTACGGCCGACACTATCAACCAGTACTGCTTCTATGGACGGTGTCTGGGGTTCCAG TTCCTGCCCTCAATGCGGGGCATCCTCAAGGGCATATCCATATGCATGGCGGGTTTCTCCGAGGCGTACTACAGCCACGGGAACCTCATCAGCTCGGTGTGGACCGGCGGCCAGTACCTGTTAGACCCGGAGCTGCGGGCAAGACGGATAGTGAACATCTCGCAGTCGGCCAGTGTCGACTTTTGTAAGGCGTTTTGGTTCCTTGCTGAGAGCG AAATAATGAAACGCGTGCCTTCCCTAATGTCGTCCACCGTGGCCGTGAACCGAGTGATCACGATCCCGCCGGAGCCGGTCACCGTGTCGACGTTGGCGGGCGAGTCGCTGACCGTATCGCCGCCGACCGTGCACATCGGACTGCAGAGCTTGAACTTGCGGCTTATTAGTGTCACTAAGAGGACTGGCATG GACAGCGAAGCAACAGCCCCACCGGCAGACGGCATAGTGTTCCACTGCCACGGCGGCGGCTTCGTGGCACAGAGCTCTAAGTCTCACGAGATGTACCTACGAGACTGGGCGGCCAAACTCAACGTGCCTATACTGAGTGTGGACTATAGTTTGGCGCCGCAAGCGCCGTTTCCAAGGGCTTTGGAAGAGGTTTTCTATGCGTATTGCTGGATGCTGAATAATTTTAAGGAGCTTGGGACTACGG GCAAACGCATAGTATTCGCGGGCGACTCGGCCGGCGCGAACCTCATCGCCGGCTGCACGCTCAAGCTCATGGAGGCCAACCTGCGGCAGCCGGGCGGGCTGTTCATGGCCTACGCACCTCTGCTGATCAGCTTCATACCCAGCCCGGCCAGGTTGCTGTGTCTGATGGACCCGCTGCTGCCGTTCGGGTTCATGATGCGGTGTCTTAAAG CGTACGCAAGTCCGACGCCGCAAGGCCACCCGCCCGGTGGTATTGAGAAGCGGATCACGGACAAGGAACAGTCGCTGATGTCCGCCGCCACCACGCCCGGTGAGAGCAACGGGTTCCTGAAGATTAGCGCTTCGCAGG CGTCAATGAGCGTAGAGCTGGGCTCTTTCTCCGAAGTGTCCACATCAGAGCTGGGCGAGCTGCAAGCTCACAAGTCCGGCAGCGAGCGACGCCAGTCGTCCGACACCACCGTGTCCGCCGAGCTGCAGTCGGAACACACCGCCACCG GTTTTTCACCGAACGAGGAAATGTCTCAGAAGTGCGTATCAGATTTCCTAGAGAAGTATGTATTGGAGAGCGACACCGAGTCGGCCAAGCCCAGCCAACGCCGGGATCAATCTCAAAG GGAAGGCGAGTCTGAGACGTCGAGCACTCTAGTGGGAGAGCCGCCATTGTTGCAAGACACCGTCACAGATCACAAGGAACGGAAGAGGATAAAAACACG GATAAGCGAAGCTGCAACGGGCATAATGGGCGCCATGTCATCCCGGTTCGCCTACATCACTGGATCCAACAACATCACGAGACCTACTATTGATGA GCTAGCAGCCCGCACGAACCTGGACGCGCTGATAGTGCGCAGTCCGTCAGACGAGTTCATATTCTCGGTGCCGCGCGACCCGTACCTTTCGCCGTACTGGGCCGATGATGAGTTGTTGAAGAAGTTCCCGCCTGTTAGAATACTG ACGGTGCACCTGGACCCGTGTCTCGACGACTGCGTGATGTTCGCGCGCAAGCTGCGGCGGCTCGGCGCGGCGGTCTCGCTGGACGTGCTCGAGGGACTGCCGCACGGCTTCCTCAACTTCTCACTG ATGGCGAAAGAAGCTAACGAAGGTTCAAAACTATGTGTACAAAGAATCAAAGAACTACTGGACCTCGAGGCCGAAGCACCAACAGCGAACGAAAACACAAAGTTATGA
- the LOC105392962 gene encoding hormone-sensitive lipase isoform X3, with protein sequence MSVRVATRGLRVATTNIYRKMSFGESPAKASMCCKEEVGGAPPTFAMYEALKDSCQNNATYFQPDDTENGQRLYQGFMTLIDHIDTVWPLVDHVRKVAPLYDLDAVSPGNGYRSFVSVVDSCVLHGLKLSRQVCTGRDTLLFRKGYFVREVESCGQLLASLGTCLHHLHTLLTWAPPGELFPSENHTPEELFATADTINQYCFYGRCLGFQFLPSMRGILKGISICMAGFSEAYYSHGNLISSVWTGGQYLLDPELRARRIVNISQSASVDFCKAFWFLAESEIMKRVPSLMSSTVAVNRVITIPPEPVTVSTLAGESLTVSPPTVHIGLQSLNLRLISVTKRTGMDSEATAPPADGIVFHCHGGGFVAQSSKSHEMYLRDWAAKLNVPILSVDYSLAPQAPFPRALEEVFYAYCWMLNNFKELGTTGKRIVFAGDSAGANLIAGCTLKLMEANLRQPGGLFMAYAPLLISFIPSPARLLCLMDPLLPFGFMMRCLKAYASPTPQGHPPGGIEKRITDKEQSLMSAATTPGESNGFLKISASQASMSVELGSFSEVSTSELGELQAHKSGSERRQSSDTTVSAELQSEHTATGFSPNEEMSQKCVSDFLEKYVLESDTESAKPSQRRDQSQREGESETSSTLVGEPPLLQDTVTDHKERKRIKTRISEAATGIMGAMSSRFAYITGSNNITRPTIDELAARTNLDALIVRSPSDEFIFSVPRDPYLSPYWADDELLKKFPPVRILTVHLDPCLDDCVMFARKLRRLGAAVSLDVLEGLPHGFLNFSLMAKEANEGSKLCVQRIKELLDLEAEAPTANENTKL encoded by the exons ATGAGTGTTAGGGTTGCGACCCGGGGTTTGCGAGTGGCTACGACCAATATTTACAGAAAGATGTCTTTTGGGGAATCGCCTGCTAAGGCCTCTATGTGCTGTAAAGAGGAGGTTGGGGGTGCTCCCCCGACCTTTGCGATGTACGAGGCCCTGAAGGACTCCTGCCAGAACAACGCCACATACTTCCAGCCAGACGACACAGAGAATGGGCAGCGACTGTACCAGGGGTTCATGACTCTGATAGACCACATAGACACAGTTTGGCCTCTTGTAGACCATGTGCGCAag GTGGCTCCACTATATGACTTAGATGCTGTATCACCAGGCAATGGCTACCGCAGCTTTGTGTCAGTAGTGGACTCCTGTGTGCTGCACGGTCTGAAGCTGAGTCGGCAAGTGTGCACCGGCAGAGATACACTGCTATTTAGAAAAGGATATTTTGTCag AGAGGTAGAATCCTGTGGGCAACTCCTGGCATCCCTCGGCACCTGCCTACACCACCTGCACACACTGCTCACCTGGGCCCCGCCCGGGGAACTGTTTCCTTCAGAGAACCACACTCCAGAGGAACTGTTTGCTACGGCCGACACTATCAACCAGTACTGCTTCTATGGACGGTGTCTGGGGTTCCAG TTCCTGCCCTCAATGCGGGGCATCCTCAAGGGCATATCCATATGCATGGCGGGTTTCTCCGAGGCGTACTACAGCCACGGGAACCTCATCAGCTCGGTGTGGACCGGCGGCCAGTACCTGTTAGACCCGGAGCTGCGGGCAAGACGGATAGTGAACATCTCGCAGTCGGCCAGTGTCGACTTTTGTAAGGCGTTTTGGTTCCTTGCTGAGAGCG AAATAATGAAACGCGTGCCTTCCCTAATGTCGTCCACCGTGGCCGTGAACCGAGTGATCACGATCCCGCCGGAGCCGGTCACCGTGTCGACGTTGGCGGGCGAGTCGCTGACCGTATCGCCGCCGACCGTGCACATCGGACTGCAGAGCTTGAACTTGCGGCTTATTAGTGTCACTAAGAGGACTGGCATG GACAGCGAAGCAACAGCCCCACCGGCAGACGGCATAGTGTTCCACTGCCACGGCGGCGGCTTCGTGGCACAGAGCTCTAAGTCTCACGAGATGTACCTACGAGACTGGGCGGCCAAACTCAACGTGCCTATACTGAGTGTGGACTATAGTTTGGCGCCGCAAGCGCCGTTTCCAAGGGCTTTGGAAGAGGTTTTCTATGCGTATTGCTGGATGCTGAATAATTTTAAGGAGCTTGGGACTACGG GCAAACGCATAGTATTCGCGGGCGACTCGGCCGGCGCGAACCTCATCGCCGGCTGCACGCTCAAGCTCATGGAGGCCAACCTGCGGCAGCCGGGCGGGCTGTTCATGGCCTACGCACCTCTGCTGATCAGCTTCATACCCAGCCCGGCCAGGTTGCTGTGTCTGATGGACCCGCTGCTGCCGTTCGGGTTCATGATGCGGTGTCTTAAAG CGTACGCAAGTCCGACGCCGCAAGGCCACCCGCCCGGTGGTATTGAGAAGCGGATCACGGACAAGGAACAGTCGCTGATGTCCGCCGCCACCACGCCCGGTGAGAGCAACGGGTTCCTGAAGATTAGCGCTTCGCAGG CGTCAATGAGCGTAGAGCTGGGCTCTTTCTCCGAAGTGTCCACATCAGAGCTGGGCGAGCTGCAAGCTCACAAGTCCGGCAGCGAGCGACGCCAGTCGTCCGACACCACCGTGTCCGCCGAGCTGCAGTCGGAACACACCGCCACCG GTTTTTCACCGAACGAGGAAATGTCTCAGAAGTGCGTATCAGATTTCCTAGAGAAGTATGTATTGGAGAGCGACACCGAGTCGGCCAAGCCCAGCCAACGCCGGGATCAATCTCAAAG GGAAGGCGAGTCTGAGACGTCGAGCACTCTAGTGGGAGAGCCGCCATTGTTGCAAGACACCGTCACAGATCACAAGGAACGGAAGAGGATAAAAACACG GATAAGCGAAGCTGCAACGGGCATAATGGGCGCCATGTCATCCCGGTTCGCCTACATCACTGGATCCAACAACATCACGAGACCTACTATTGATGA GCTAGCAGCCCGCACGAACCTGGACGCGCTGATAGTGCGCAGTCCGTCAGACGAGTTCATATTCTCGGTGCCGCGCGACCCGTACCTTTCGCCGTACTGGGCCGATGATGAGTTGTTGAAGAAGTTCCCGCCTGTTAGAATACTG ACGGTGCACCTGGACCCGTGTCTCGACGACTGCGTGATGTTCGCGCGCAAGCTGCGGCGGCTCGGCGCGGCGGTCTCGCTGGACGTGCTCGAGGGACTGCCGCACGGCTTCCTCAACTTCTCACTG ATGGCGAAAGAAGCTAACGAAGGTTCAAAACTATGTGTACAAAGAATCAAAGAACTACTGGACCTCGAGGCCGAAGCACCAACAGCGAACGAAAACACAAAGTTATGA